CGGGCCAGGTAGTGCAGCGCCGCGTCGACGTCGGATCCCCGGATGGACTTGATGAGGGCGCTGGCGACGTCGTAGTGCTGGTCGCCGTCGCGGTCGTAGGTCACCGCCGACCGGTCGACCGTCTGCTCCAGGGTCTGGAGGCTGATCTCGGTCTCGTCCTGGTCGAGGGCGGCCCCGGCGGCGGCCTCCAGGGCGGTCAGGGCACGGCGGGCGTCGCCGCCGGCGATGCGCAGGAGGTGCGCCTCGGTGTCCTCGGGGAGGGTGACGGCGCCCTTGAGGCCGCGCTGGTCGCTCAGCGCCCGCCTCAGCAGCCCGCGCAGGTCGTCGTCCGTGAGCGGTTCGAGGGTGAGCAGGAGGGAACGGGAGAGCAGGGGCGAGATCACCGAGAAGTACGGGTTCTCGGTGGTCGCCGCGATCAGCGTCACCCAGCGGTTCTCGACGGCCGGGAGCAGGGAGTCCTGCTGGGCCTTGCTGAAGCGGTGGATCTCGTCGAGGAAGAGGACGGTCTCCTTGCCGTAGCCGCCGGTGGCGCGGCGGGCGCCGTCGATGACCGCGCGGACCTCCTTGACGCCGGCGGTGATCGCGGAGAGCTCGACGAAGCGCTTGTCGGTGGCCTTGGAGACCACGTAGGCGAGAGTCGTCTTGCCGGTGCCGGGCGGTCCCCAGAGGATCACGGACGACGGGCCGGCCGGGCCCTTGGCGCCCTCGCCGACCAGGCGGCGCAGGGGTGCGCCCGGCTTCAGCAGGTGCTGCTGGCCCACCACCTCGTCGAGGGTGCGCGGGCGCATCCGGACCGCCAGGGGGCTCCCTGCGGGGTCCTTCTCCTGGCGGTCTTCGGCTGCGGCGGTGAACAGGTCGGGCTCCACACCTCCGGAGCCTACGTCAGAGGTCTGACAGTCCTGTTCGGGGCCGGGTCAGGCCCAGAGGTCGGTGCCCCAGCGGGTCAGGATCAGCATGCCGATGATGCCGATGTGGGTGGCCGGCAGGACCCAGGTGAACTCGCCGAAGAACCGCTTCAGCCAGCCGGGGGCGGGCAGGAAGCCGTTGCGTACGTTGAACGAGGTCACGTACCAGAACATCGTGATCGTCGCGACCCAGGCCAGCGAGCACCACAGGCACAGCGCGTTGATCTTGTACAGGGACTGGTACTGCAGCCAGGTGCAGAAGGCGACGCCGAAGAGCGTGCCGAAGTTGAAGGTCAGCCAGTACCAGCGCGGGAAGCGGGCGCGGGCCAGCAGGCTCATGCCGACGCAGATGACGATGCCGTAGGCGACCAGGCCGAGCATCGGGTTGGGGAAGCCGAAGGCCGCGGCCTGCTTGCTCTCCATCACGCTGCCGCAGGACACGATCGGGTTGATGCTGCAGCTGGGGGTGAACGTCTTGCCGTCCACCTTGCCTTCGAGAATCTTGAACTTGTCGATCGTGATGACCCACGCGGCGAGCAGACCGGCCGCACCGGTGATCAGCAGCAGAATCGCGAACGCACGGCTGCCGCCCACCGTCCGGGGCTCGGTCGCGGCGTCGCGCTCGGGCTC
This window of the Streptomyces sp. NBC_01275 genome carries:
- a CDS encoding replication-associated recombination protein A, coding for MEPDLFTAAAEDRQEKDPAGSPLAVRMRPRTLDEVVGQQHLLKPGAPLRRLVGEGAKGPAGPSSVILWGPPGTGKTTLAYVVSKATDKRFVELSAITAGVKEVRAVIDGARRATGGYGKETVLFLDEIHRFSKAQQDSLLPAVENRWVTLIAATTENPYFSVISPLLSRSLLLTLEPLTDDDLRGLLRRALSDQRGLKGAVTLPEDTEAHLLRIAGGDARRALTALEAAAGAALDQDETEISLQTLEQTVDRSAVTYDRDGDQHYDVASALIKSIRGSDVDAALHYLARMIDAGEDPRFIARRLMISASEDIGLADPGALPLAVAAAQAVAMIGFPEAALTLSHTTIALALAPKSNAATLAIGAALDDVRKGMAGSVPAHLRDGHYKGAAKLGHAQGYVYPHDLPEGIAAQQYAPDGIRDREYYTPTRHGAEARYADAVEWTRAHLGRKGP
- a CDS encoding vitamin K epoxide reductase family protein translates to MSKTTVKDVSTESEPERDAATEPRTVGGSRAFAILLLITGAAGLLAAWVITIDKFKILEGKVDGKTFTPSCSINPIVSCGSVMESKQAAAFGFPNPMLGLVAYGIVICVGMSLLARARFPRWYWLTFNFGTLFGVAFCTWLQYQSLYKINALCLWCSLAWVATITMFWYVTSFNVRNGFLPAPGWLKRFFGEFTWVLPATHIGIIGMLILTRWGTDLWA